Genomic segment of Cytobacillus suaedae:
CTAGTTTAAGGGATTCGTAGGATAGCAAATCGTGATTTATGGATTAAAAGAATAAGAGTGACTCCAATCACCTTAACGTAAAATGGAGTCATTTTAGCATATGACATGAAAGTGCCCATTGTTCCTTTGAAGGGTAAAGTTGATTATATTGGCACAGTAGCATTGCACTATAAATATAGATACCAACAGGTTTATCCACATTGTCCACATGTAAATACCATTTATCCACAAAAAATATACACAAGCACAGTAAGTCAAAATAACTACTAATAGAGTAATAGAATTCTTTATCCACATTATCCACAACACTGTGGACAAGTTGTGCACAGATTTATGGAGATTTTGTGAACAGATAAGAAAAATATAAAGTAGACATATTAAAAAGGAAGGGTTCATTGAACCCTTCCTTTACTGTGCATAAATGCTCTTAACGATTTTTACCTTGTCGTCTGTCTGCAGCATCTGCACGCGCTTGTGCTTCCAAGTCATCTTGGTCTGCTAACTCTCGAGAGAATTCCTCGTCGATGCCGTCAGATTTCATGTTTTTAGGTACTTGTGGCAATGTTGCTTTATTTTTATCTCGTGTTTTATGTCCATGCGATCTGCCCATACCATCTGCCCCCTATCATGTATATGAAGAATTTGATATTCCTCATCTAATAGGTTGTCGCATCAAGGCTAAATCATAAGTGGCAGTAGAAGGAAATATTAATGACGTGCTTTTTTCTCAGTATAGCCACCAGCTTGGTCAGCCATTTTAAAATCTCTAGCGTATGCTAACTCCTGTGCGCTACTTAAAGTACTTTTTGTACGTTCTCTTCTTTTTTCTTTTGCCATAATAAACAACCTCACTTTCCACAATTTAGTATTATTTTGCCCTTATTTTCAGGTTTTAAAACAAAGCTCGTTAAACTTATCTGTTGATATCAGCTACAGGCACTCGCTTTCCGCGGGCGGTCCGTGAGCCTCCTCAGCGCTACGCGCCTGTGGGGTCTCACTTTGACGCGCTTCTCCCGCAGGAGTCTCGTGCCTTCCGCTGAAATCAACATGATTAAAATCAAAATTCAGGCTTGAAAATAGCACAACAAAAAAAGCCTATTTCTAAAAATAGGCTTTTTCAAAAATTTAAGCTTCTAATAAATGTTGGCTTTCTTCGTATACTGCTGCTGTTCGTAATGTGTGAAGTGTATATTGATCCTTTGAGATTTCATACAGGTTGTAGATGTCTTGCCCTGCATTAATTTCATCAAGTAGGCTTTTTCGTGTATGGTTTGCAAAGGCCACATATGGTAATTTTGCAGCTGCTTTATTAGAACGTTCATTTATTTTTCGAACACGCATAAAGATTTTTTCAATTTCCATATCGTAAAATAGTTCATTGAAGAAAGCATCTTTTGCTAATTGGTTATATCCTTTTCCGTGATAAGGTTTACCTAACCACGTACCAAGAAAACCTGCGTTGTCTTGTAGGTCAAACAAATTAATTGTCCCAATTGGAGAGCCCCACTCATCTAGAATGGTACGTGAAATCAATTCACCACGCTCTTCTGCTTCAATTGTTTGCTTTGTCAAAAATAGAAACTCTTCATATGAATTAGCTTTATGACGCACAAAAGGGAAGACATCCGGGTGCACCATTAATTCATAAAGAGCCTGGCAATCTTGAAGATCACGTTTTTTCAGCATCTTTATCCCTCCAAAAGAGGACAGACAGACTCGTAGTATCGATCCACCCTCGAAATTTTTGTGTTGAGAAAAATTTCGGGGTGGGAATCGAACCCACTAGAACCAGTCACACTGGTGGCGCACCATTTGCCTTCCCATAAATAATCACAGATTATTTAAGTAAAAGATTATGAAGTTTTTTTAATCACTAACGTATAATACTAAAATTTAAATGAAAAAGATACTACTTTTTTGTAAAAATTTAATGTAAATTTATTCTATAATTCGACGAAAAAAGTTTACAATTGTCTAACGGTGTCAAACGTTCCCAAATCCATTAGTCACCTTGATAAACAATGTCTCCACCAATCATTGTTATTTCAGGTTTTGCAAGGAAATGAAAAGGATGATGATTCCATAAAACGATATCAGCATCTTTACCCACTTCAAGACTTCCTACTTTATCTTCAATCCTTAGGTTTCGAGCAGCTGTTATCGTGATTCCTTCTAATGCTTTATGTTCATCCATTCCTTCGCGTACAGCTATTGCAGCACATACATTTAAATATTGAATCGGTGTATAAGGATGATCAGTTGTTATTGAAACTTCAATTCCATTTTCCGTGAGTACCTGATAGGTTTTCCAAGTCTTATTTTTTAACTCAACCTTTGAACGGCGTGTTAGTGTTGGACCAACAGATACCTTTAGATTTCGGTCAGCTAATTCATCGACAATTAAATGTCCTTCAGTACAATGTTCAATCCTAAAATCTAAGTTAAACTCATCTGCAAATCGAACAGCTGACATAATATCGTCCGCACGATGTGCATGGATTCGGACAGGAATTTCTCGTTTTAGTGCTTTAATAATAGGAATCACACGAATATCATTTTCTGCATGACTTCCGTATAGTGCTTTATAAAAAGTTTCTCTGAGCATCCCCATAATACCCATTCGCGTGATGGACTCTTTGTTTCCATGGCTATGCATTCGTTTTGGATTTTCACCAAAAGCTACTTTCATACCAGCTAATGGCTGCATTAGCATTTTTGAAACATTGTTTCCATGTGTTTTAATAACAGAGGTGGTACCACCAATAATGTTTGAGCTGCCAGGCATAATATGTGCAGTAGTAATACCATATCGGATTGCATCACCGAATGCTGGGTCAAGTGGGTGAACACTATCTAATGCACGAATGTGTGGTGTAAGTGGTTCAATTGTTTCATTTGCATCGTTACCAGCCCAACCTGTTCCTTCATCATATAACCCAAGATGAGTATGAACATCAATCAATCCTGGTAAAAGGTGTTTGCCGTTACATTCAATGACCTTCGTTTGTTCTGTAGGCTGTAATCCGAAGCCTAACTCTTTAATTTTGCCATTTTCAACGAGTAGATCTGCATTCATTAATTTAGCTGAAGTAATAGGATAAATAGTCGCATTTTTAAATAAAATCTCAGGCATTTTGTACTCCCATTTCTCTTAAATAATAGTAATATTACTAGCTTAAACAATACTATGTTTTTAGTATGTTTTCTAGTGCCTCTTCAAGGTTTTCGTAAAGAAAACGATACCCATATTGCTGTATTTTTTCCGGTAATACCTTCTGTCCATCAACTACGAGTGTACTCATTTCTCCTAAGAGTAGACGTAAGGCAAAGCTAGGTACGGGTAACCAGTGAGGACGACCGATTACAGCTCCAATGGTTATACCAAAATCCTTCATTTGTTTCGGTTCAGGGGTCGTAATATTTAATGGTCCTTTTATGGACTCATGAGTAATCGCAAATTCAATCATTCGAACAACATCTTGTATGTGGACCCAAGATAACCACTGGTGACCTGAAGCGATTGTGCCTCCTATAAACAGCTTATAAGGTAGGACCATCCTTGGTAGTGCGCCTTCACGTTCTCCCAGAATAATTCCAAAGCGGGCCAACACAGTCCTGACTCCGTGTTCCTCTGATTTTAGTGCTTCCTTTTCCCAAGTGTGAACAGTAGTAGCTAAAAAATCAGAGCCAACTCGTTTTGAACGTTCGGTAAATGTCTCATCTAATGAGGTTCCATAGATGCCAATTGCACTTGCATTGACGAGCACCTCTGGTTTTTTTGATAGTGATGAGATCAAGTCAATGACCTTCTCAGTAGCATTGATTCGGCTAGCTAGAATCCTCTTTTTTCTATCCGTTGTCCATCTACCACTATTAATTGATTCTCCTGCAAGATTCACAATGGCATCTATTGAGGTTAGTTCTGCCTCAGGAGTAGAATCTGGGCTTAACCATTTTACATAATGTAGATTAGGGTGTTGTTCTTTCTTATTGTTTACATTTCGAGTTAAAATAAAGACATTATGTCCTTTTGATATGAGATAGTTGGTCAACGCGGTTCCAACAAATCCTGTTCCACCTGCGATTGCAATATTCAAATTAAGACCCCCTATAATAAGATAAATTTATGAGGTGATAGATATGGCTTATATTACCAAGATTACCACACAACAAAAAAATAAAGAACGTTATAATGTGTTCATCGACTACGGAAAAGGCGAGGAATATGCTTTTAGTGTGAATCAAGACGTTCTAATAAAGTTTCAGCTGAAAAAAGGCTTACAATTAGACGAGCTTGATTTAACAGAAATTCAGTTTGAGGATGATATAAAGAAGGCATATAATCAGGCGCTGGTATTTTTGTCATATCGTATGCGTTCAGAGAAAGAAATAGTCGCGCATCTAAAAAGTAAAGAAGTTGATGATCAAGTTATTCCCGATATCATTCATAAATTAACATCTCTTAACTATGTAAATGATTTGGAATTTGCGAAAGCGTATGTAAAAACGCAAATCAATACAAGCAGCAAAGGTCCAGGTATCATAAAACAAGAGTTATTCGAAAAGGGAGTTTCTAGGGACATTGTTGAATCTAGTCTAGAGTTATTTAGTAGGGAAGAACAAGTTGAAACAGCCTTGAAGCTGATTTCGAAGATTCAGAAAAAGGGAAATAAGGTATCTAAAATTCAGCAGAAACAGAAAACGGAAGAGATGTTAATGCGTAAAGGCTTTTCATGGGATATTATTCAGATTGCGAATGAAGAGGTTGAGGTGGAAGATACTGAAGAAGACGAAGAGTGGGAAGCTGTTCAATACCAAGGACGTAAAGCACATAGTCGTTACAAAAAGTATGAAGGCCGGGAGTATGAACAGAAGATGAAGCAGGCTCTTTATAGGAAGGGTTTTTCTATGGAGTTGATTTCACGGTTTATTGAGATGATGAAAGAGGAGGAGTAGACTGGAATTCTTTGATTTTCTTTAGGTTAGGGTGAAGAGTGGATTGGAGCGGAAGGCATTTGACTCCTGCGGGACGAAGAGGGACATCCGGCGAGACCCCACAGGTGCAGAGCACCGAGGAGACTCGCATCCCTCCCCGCGGAAAGCAAATGCCTGCAGGGAAAAGGAACGGTCCAGTATTAAATTAATAACCTTTTATACAAACAACTCCGCCTGCCCATTAAACTCCTTAATAATAATCGAAGCAATTTCCTTCGGTGTGGGGAGTCTAGATTTGTCTTTGATATGCCGGGGTGCATTGTTCCAGAACGGTGTATCCATGCCTCCCATATAAACCGCAGTGACGGACGTAGAAGAGGCTTCAAGCTCTTTTATGAGACTTTCAGTAAAACCTCTAATCGCAAATTTGCAAGCAACATAGACTGATTCGTTAACTTTGCCTTTCTGGCCAGCGGTTGAAATGATGTTCATTATTTTTGAGTTGGGTTGGGCTAGCAGATGTGGTAGTAGTGATTTAGTAACGTTTATTGTACCCGTGATATTTGTGTGAATCATCTCTTCTACTTGGCGATTCGTTAATGAGGCAAGGGCTCCAAAATAACCCACACCTGCATTGTTAATCAAGTATGAAATCTTATGTGTTTTTAAAATGGTCTCAGTCCATTTCTCGACTTGATCCACATCACCTATATCCACAGCATAAGATGTAGCTTTTCCACCGTTATTACGTATTTCTTTTTCTGTATCGTTAAGTTTATCAAGCGTTCTTCCGGCTAATAGTATATGATGACCTTGATTTGCATATTGAAGGGCCAGTTCTTTACCTAAGCCCGAACCTGCACCGGTAATTAAGATTGTCTCCAAGTGAACTCCACCTTTAATAAGGGAATAATTGTAATACCATTATACGTTATATCCTAAAACATTGTATTAAGTCCCAATTTTCTTCTATAATTTAATAAGAGTTTTACACATAGGAGTGAAAAATTGATGCAAGAGAAAAGATATAGCCAAATGAGTGAGTATGAATTGAAGCAGGAAATCGCAACACTTAGTGAAAAAGCAAGAAAAGCTGAACAGCTTGGAATGGTTAATGAATTTGCGGTGCTTGAACGCAAAGTGGTAATGGCTAAAGCATACCTTTTAAATCCTGAGGACTTTAAACCGGGTGAAGTTTATGAGATTGAAGGAGACCCAGGGGCTACTTTTAAAATTGACTATATGAACGGCATTTTTGCATGGGGGAATCGAGAAGGAAGTAAAGAGGAAGATGCATTACCTATTTCAATGCTCATAAGAAAAGGATAAGCTAGTAAAAACTAGCTTATCCTAACAATTACGAACGCTTTCTAGTTTGGTTTTCAAGAATAATGAGGTTTTGTGTCTGTTTTGTTTCCCCATTAACTTGAGCCCATGAATGTTTAGGATTTGCCCAAGCTTGTTGAAAAGGATTCGAATAAAGATTATCGTAAAACTTCTTCTTAGTATGCTTTCCCAATCTAAGCACCTCCGCTACCTGAATAAGGAATCTAATCTAATCAGAAATTTTTACACAATACACTTTTTAAAAGTGGTCTTGTCGTCTACCCGATGCTCTCATTCGTTCCTGTGGGTGAGTGTTGATTGTGCCATCAGCTCGGCGTGAATTATATTCAGCTTTTGCTCTCGGCTCACCTTCAAACTTGTTGTGATTTTGATTAGGGAAACCTCTTTCTTTGTTTCTTACCATAGAGTATTCCTCCTAAAACAAAAGTATCGTGTAAAAAGAAAGTGTTCTCTTTAAACACGTACTAATAGTATGGTTTTGTTTAAGAGTGAGTATGTGTTATTTACTACGTGAAATATTACCAGAAAGGTGGATAAATCCATGAACGATTATTATGAACGGTTAACAGCGTACCTTTTAGAAAAAAACAGTAGTCTATCCTATGCTCAAGCTAAAACGTGGATAGAATTGCTTTGGGATGATTTTGAAACAACCTATGCAAAAGCGGGATATGAATATAAAGGGAAAGAACTAACAGAAAAGATTGTTACCCAATGGATTAATCATTATGGATCGAATCTTCATGAGTTTGTGACAAACAATCCTAAATATAAGCACTTGCTTAATCAGGATGATTATTTGCAACATTAAAAGGCGAAGGTTCTAAGACCTCCGCCTTTTAGTTTGTTATTAATTCAAGTTTCTTCCTCAATTTTTCTTCACTAAAAATCCATCCTGTATAGGAGCTTACAATCTCTAATTTTGCATCAAGCTGTACAACTGCTACAAAGGGGTAATACCCTTTACTTCTATATCGTAAATCAATGAATCGGACCTCATAATGATCATCATATTCATCCACTTCCCATCGATAGACCGGTGAAAAAGATAAGAAAGCTGACACATTTTTATCTTTTTTAGCTGCATCAAACAAAGGTGACTCTGGCAATGGGCACTTTTCAAACTTATCATGAATCACAATTTCATTGTTAACCGCCCTAGCAACGTAAAAATAACGATCAGTCGTTACGGCAATATGCCATTGGTTAAATCGGAGCGTTGGTGAAATAATGATTTCTTCGATATTTTCAATTTTTTCGTTGACAGCATTCGCCACTTTTCTACGCTGACTAAAACGTAAAAGGTAGTAACCAATGAGAATCAAGTAAATGGTTAGGAAGGTGTAACCAGGATGCGCACCATAGCCCCATAGCAAGATTCCCACGATGTGCATGAAAAAAATGAAGGGATCAAATGTGTTAATTACCCCTAAAGCCACCCACTTTTTCGAAAATGGTCGAAGGGCCTGGGTCCCATATGCGTTAAATATGTCGACAAAAACATGAAGGATTACACCAATAAATGTCCAAATCCATAAGTGGAAAAAGTTCGCGTCTGGTAAAAAATAATAAATAATCCCTGAAATTAATAGGGGCCAAAGAATAATGGCTGGTATAGAGTGAGTAATACCTCGATGATTTCGTATATATTGTGCATTATTTCTTAATTTAAGTATGGTATCTAAGTCAGGTGCTTGTGAGCCGATAATTGCACCTAACATGACTGCCTGGGCAGTTGCAGGGTGCGCTGATACAGTTGGGTCAATTGTAGCAATTCCACCCAGTGCAAGGCCCATGACTACATGTGTGCCTGTATCCAATCAGTTTACCTCCTTAAGCATGGAAACTTCTTCACTTTAATTTATCCAACTCTATAGATTTTAAAAGGAGTGACAAAAAGAATGTCAACTAACTTTCAGGTTTTTGTTGAATATGAAGTAAAAAAGACTTTTAATCATCAATATGAACAACTTATGAAAAATGTGATATCATTACTATCTGAGTTCGGTGCAGAAAGAATTGAATGGTATTCTTTAACCCACCAAACGAACAAATACATTGAAGTCTTTCAGGTACCAACAGAGGCTCATTTTTATGCCTTAAAAAAGATACGTACCTCTAAGAGTCATGAGATCTTCACTCATTTTGAAAACTTTGTTGAAGGTGGAGGAGCGAGCATTCAGTATTGGGCTTTAAAAAAGAGCTCGTAACTTACCTTTACGGACAACCTGGGGGAAAAAATGAACAATACAACTAAAGAGATACTAGAACACTTTTCTATAAATGAATTTCAAGATGATTTAATCAGCTGGTTTGATAAGGAAAAAAGAGATCTTCCTTGGCGCAAAAATAAAGATCCTTATAAAGTATGGATCTCTGAAATTATGCTACAGCAAACTCGAGTTGATACGGTTATCCCTTATTTTAACAACTTTATTAAACAGTTTCCAACAATAGACTCATTAGCAGAAGCAGATGAGGAAAAGGTCCTAAAGGCATGGGAAGGGCTCGGCTATTACTCAAGAGCACGTAACCTTCAAGCAGGTGTAAGAGAGGTAAAGGAATCTTATAATGGAATTGTCCCAAATACAGCTGAGGAAATCTCGAAGCTTAAAGGGGTTGGACCGTATACAACTGGTGCCATTCTTAGTATTGCATATGGGGTACCAGAGCCAGCGGTTGATGGCAATGTAATGAGGGTGCTATCAAGAATTTTATCAATCTGGGATGATATCGGAAAAACAAAAACACGTCAGCAATTTGAAGTGATTATTAAAGAGATCATTTCAAAGGAAAATCCATCTTACTTTAATCAAGGTCTCATGGAGCTAGGTGCCTTAATTTGTATCCCATCCAATCCAGCCTGTTTATTATGTCCTGTTCAAAAGCACTGCAAAGCCTTTGCTGAGGGAGTCCAAAGAGAACTGCCAGTAAAAAGCAAGAAAAAGCAGCCGAAATCAGTAGCAATGGCTGCAGTTGTAATTGAAGATACAGAAGGAAATATAATAATCCACAAAAGACCTGGCAAGGGATTACTAGCTAACCTATGGGAATTTCCAAATCATGAAACGGTAAATGAATATGATGTCCAGAAAAAACACTTACAAGATTACCTTCAGGAGACATATGGCCTTGACGTCGAAATCAAAGAACAATTTACCTCGATTCAACATGTGTTTTCTCATCTAATATGGAATATTGCCGTCTTTAAAGGAAAATTGGTCGGCCAACTTGAAAGCCAAGAAAACCTAAAATTAGTTTCAGAGAACGAAATCAGTGAATACCCGTTCCCTGTTTCACACCAAAAAATCTACAAAGAATACAAAATCTAAAAGCGGGGCCTGACCCCCAGTACGTTAACGCATTAACGCGCCGGGGGTCAGGCCCCAAATGATTAATCGTAGGTTACTCTTGTTCCGTGCGTCCAATCAGCTTCCTGCCTCATTAGGCCGCCTCTATTTTCGATTTCTTTAATGATATCTCGATGGATGGCTTGACCTTCTGCATTTAAATATGGAACTACTTGCTGGAAGGAGTGGTGGAAGAAGGCTAATTCACTATCCTTCCAATCATTTTTGGACATCATCGTTAGTTCAGTCATATCTCGACCTACATACATGGAATATAACCTCCTGGGAAGTACCGAAATCTTACTTAGTTTTTGATACAATAACCTTGTCTATACTCTTAATTAAAAATTACATAAAAGGGGATTTAACATGTCTAATAAAGTAGCACTTGTAACTGGAAGTAGTAGAGGAATCGGTAAAGCAATCGCTATCCGTTTAGCAAGCGAAGGATATGATATCGTAATTAACTACGCGAGAAGCAAGTCAGCAGCTCTTGAAGCCGCTGCTGAAATAGAAGCGTTAGGACGTAAAGCTCTTGTAGTAAAAGCAAACGTAGGGAAACCAGAAAAGATTGTCGAGATGTTTCAAGAAATCGATGAAGCATTTGGAAGACTTGATATTTTAGTGAGTAATGCAGCATCAGGTGTGCTTCGTCCAATTATGGAGCTTGAAGAGTCGCATTGGGATTGGACGATGGATATTAACAGCAAAGGCCTACTTTTCTGTGCCCAAGAGGCGGCAAAAAGAATGGAGAAGAATGGTGGAGGGAAAATTGTCAGCTTAAGTTCATTAGGCTCTATTCGTTACCTAAAGAATTACACAACGGTTGGTGTTTCAAAAGCAGCTGTAGAATCACTAACAAGATACCTTGCAGTAGAGCTTGCTGAAAAAAATATCATCGTCAATGCTGTATCTGGTGGAGCGGTAGATACCGATGCACTAAAACACTTTCCAAACCGTGAAGAATTGTTAGATGATGCAAGAAAAAATACACCTGCTGGCAGAATGGTGGAACCTGAAGACCTTGTTAATACGGTTATGTTCCTTTTATCTGACCAAGCAAGCATGATTAGAGGTCAAACCATTATCGTCGATGGCGGTAGATCACTACTCGTTTAAATTTCTGAAAAAAAACAAAAAAATTTACTTGTTTTCTGGATAATAAAATTACCTCCTGGACAAATTAATCTTCGTGGAGGTGATTACAATGGCAAACCAAAATCCAAATCAAACATCTGCTGGAACTAACGTTCAAGAAGTTAGACAACAGAATGCACAATCTCAAGGTCAAGGTGGAGCTGGTCAATTCGGAACTGAATTCGCTAGCGAAACTAACGCTCAAGAAGTAAGACGCCAAAACCAACAAAGCCAAGCTAACAAAGGTCAAGGCAATTCTTAATTAGTACTTAACCCATAGCACTTCTTATCTCACGATAGGGAGTGCTTTTCTTGTGGAAATAATCGGATAGATTTTTTCTCAAGGTTGTGGCTTCAAATTAAGAGTGGATTGGAGCGGAAGGCATTTGAATCCTGCGGGAAATGAGGAAATGTCGAGACCCCACAGACGGAACGTCGAGGAGGCTCGCATCCCTCCCCGATGGGAATTTGCCCTTGAAAAAGCCGGCAGTTGGGCTTTTTCATAATTCCCCGCGGAAAGCTAATGCCTGTAGCGCAAAGGAACGGACTACATAAAGATTGAGAAACATCATTTTTTACAAAAAGAGCGTAAAATATATACTCTCTCGACAAAACTTTCCAAAATTAGCCATAACTAGTCAGAGGAAATAACAAAAACAGAAAGAACTCTATAGTATGATGATTTTGAGTATCCACTTGAGACCAAAGTATTGGAAGGGGACAATCAACAATGAATCGCTTTGACCAACTTGTAAGTGAACAATTAAAAACAATGGATAAGTTATTATTCATCCAATCTGAGATCGAACGCTGCCAACAACTAGAAAAAGAACTCGTAACACTCCAAAACCAAACAGAACTTAACTCAATCCAAGCAGAAATCAACAACATGAAACTAGAACTTCGCCAAATCCAAGAAACATTCGAACACCAAACAGAAGAAGTCATCCGTACATACCAAGACAGACAACAACCCATTGCTTAATATAGAAAAAATAATATTAAATAAAGTCCACTAGTGGATTGGAGCGAAAGGCAATTGAATCCTGCAGAAAGCAATTGCCTGTAGCGCAAAGGAACTTCAGGTTTAAACTGAAGAACATCAACCTTTTATTGGATAATTATTCATAAAAAAGTCCGAGCCATCAAAAAACTGATGGCTCTTTTGTTTTAAATTATGACTTTAACCGTTATAATAGGAGTAAATGGTAAAATCTTTGTTTACTAAACAGCACTTTTACATACAATTTTATCGAGCATTCGCCACAATACTATTTACCGATTTCATAATTTTTTGAAACTAGGCTTGATAAAATCAAGAAACCACTAATTGCAAATATGCTAATAGTAACAAAGCGTCCAAGATGAAAGTAGGGGAAGAGAAATGGATGCTCCCATGGAAGGAGACAGAGTACAAATACATAGCTATAAACACAATGGAAATATCCATCGTGTTTGGGATGAAACCACTATTTTAAAAGGGACGCAAAGCCTTGTAATTGGTGCAAATGATCGTACAATTGTGACAGAATCAGATGGACGAACATGGATTACAAGGGAACCGGCGATTTGCTACTTCCATTCTAAACATTGGTTTAATATTATCGGTATGATCAGGGAAGATGGGATCTATTATTACTGTAATATTAGCTCACCCTTTATTTGGGACAAAGAAGCATTAAAATATATAGATTATGATTTAGATATTAAAGTTTTCCCGGACATGACCTATATTTTATTGGATGAGGATGAATATGAACGCCATCGACGTGAAATGAGATATCCTGAACCAATTGACCGTATCCTTTGGAGCAATGTGGACAGGCTGATACGTTGGATCCGCGGGCGAAAAGGTCCCTTTGCACCAGAATTCATTGATCAATGGTATGAACGTTATTTAACGTATCGAAGGTAATGGATGAAGCTCCCTTTTAGAGTATATAGTTTCGGTAGTTAATGAAACCTGTTGAATCAAGTGGCAACAGGTTTTTATTCATGAATCACTTTTAGGAGGCCATATGGGTAGTATTAAGCGCTATATGCAGTTTGTTAGACCTTACCGATGGCAAATAGTTGGTACAATAGCAATTGGTGTTATAAAATTCACCATTCCTTTATTAATCCCACTTTTGTTGCAATATGTTGTCGATGATATTATCGGATCAAAAGAAATGTCAACCGAGGACAAGACGAGTCAGCTTTTAAAAATAATGGGCTTTGTCTTTTTTATATTTGTTGTTGTTCGTCCTCCCATTGAATATTACAGACAATACTATGCACAATGGGTAGGCAGTAAAATTTTATATGATATAAGAGACCAGCTCTTTAGGCATATCCAAAAACTAAGTTTACGCTATTATTCAAATACGAGAATTGGAGAGGTCATCTCTCGCGTTATAAATGATGTAGAGCAAACGAAAACATTTGTTATTACAGGGTTGATGAACCTCTGGCTCGATATGTTTACCATTGTTATTGCAGTAGCAATTATGGCTACAATGGACCCTCTATTAACACTTGTATCGTTGGTTTTATTTCCTTTCTACGGTTTATCAGTGAAACACTTTTATGGAAGACTTCGCTCATTAACCCGTGAACGCTCACAAGCATT
This window contains:
- a CDS encoding YfhD family protein produces the protein MGRSHGHKTRDKNKATLPQVPKNMKSDGIDEEFSRELADQDDLEAQARADAADRRQGKNR
- a CDS encoding YfhE family protein; the protein is MAKEKRRERTKSTLSSAQELAYARDFKMADQAGGYTEKKARH
- a CDS encoding GNAT family N-acetyltransferase — translated: MLKKRDLQDCQALYELMVHPDVFPFVRHKANSYEEFLFLTKQTIEAEERGELISRTILDEWGSPIGTINLFDLQDNAGFLGTWLGKPYHGKGYNQLAKDAFFNELFYDMEIEKIFMRVRKINERSNKAAAKLPYVAFANHTRKSLLDEINAGQDIYNLYEISKDQYTLHTLRTAAVYEESQHLLEA
- a CDS encoding amidohydrolase; this encodes MPEILFKNATIYPITSAKLMNADLLVENGKIKELGFGLQPTEQTKVIECNGKHLLPGLIDVHTHLGLYDEGTGWAGNDANETIEPLTPHIRALDSVHPLDPAFGDAIRYGITTAHIMPGSSNIIGGTTSVIKTHGNNVSKMLMQPLAGMKVAFGENPKRMHSHGNKESITRMGIMGMLRETFYKALYGSHAENDIRVIPIIKALKREIPVRIHAHRADDIMSAVRFADEFNLDFRIEHCTEGHLIVDELADRNLKVSVGPTLTRRSKVELKNKTWKTYQVLTENGIEVSITTDHPYTPIQYLNVCAAIAVREGMDEHKALEGITITAARNLRIEDKVGSLEVGKDADIVLWNHHPFHFLAKPEITMIGGDIVYQGD
- a CDS encoding TIGR01777 family protein, translating into MNIAIAGGTGFVGTALTNYLISKGHNVFILTRNVNNKKEQHPNLHYVKWLSPDSTPEAELTSIDAIVNLAGESINSGRWTTDRKKRILASRINATEKVIDLISSLSKKPEVLVNASAIGIYGTSLDETFTERSKRVGSDFLATTVHTWEKEALKSEEHGVRTVLARFGIILGEREGALPRMVLPYKLFIGGTIASGHQWLSWVHIQDVVRMIEFAITHESIKGPLNITTPEPKQMKDFGITIGAVIGRPHWLPVPSFALRLLLGEMSTLVVDGQKVLPEKIQQYGYRFLYENLEEALENILKT
- the recX gene encoding recombination regulator RecX; translated protein: MAYITKITTQQKNKERYNVFIDYGKGEEYAFSVNQDVLIKFQLKKGLQLDELDLTEIQFEDDIKKAYNQALVFLSYRMRSEKEIVAHLKSKEVDDQVIPDIIHKLTSLNYVNDLEFAKAYVKTQINTSSKGPGIIKQELFEKGVSRDIVESSLELFSREEQVETALKLISKIQKKGNKVSKIQQKQKTEEMLMRKGFSWDIIQIANEEVEVEDTEEDEEWEAVQYQGRKAHSRYKKYEGREYEQKMKQALYRKGFSMELISRFIEMMKEEE
- a CDS encoding SDR family oxidoreductase encodes the protein METILITGAGSGLGKELALQYANQGHHILLAGRTLDKLNDTEKEIRNNGGKATSYAVDIGDVDQVEKWTETILKTHKISYLINNAGVGYFGALASLTNRQVEEMIHTNITGTINVTKSLLPHLLAQPNSKIMNIISTAGQKGKVNESVYVACKFAIRGFTESLIKELEASSTSVTAVYMGGMDTPFWNNAPRHIKDKSRLPTPKEIASIIIKEFNGQAELFV
- a CDS encoding YfhH family protein, whose translation is MQEKRYSQMSEYELKQEIATLSEKARKAEQLGMVNEFAVLERKVVMAKAYLLNPEDFKPGEVYEIEGDPGATFKIDYMNGIFAWGNREGSKEEDALPISMLIRKG
- a CDS encoding YpzG family protein, whose translation is MGKHTKKKFYDNLYSNPFQQAWANPKHSWAQVNGETKQTQNLIILENQTRKRS
- a CDS encoding small, acid-soluble spore protein K — protein: MVRNKERGFPNQNHNKFEGEPRAKAEYNSRRADGTINTHPQERMRASGRRQDHF
- a CDS encoding YfhJ family protein, encoding MNDYYERLTAYLLEKNSSLSYAQAKTWIELLWDDFETTYAKAGYEYKGKELTEKIVTQWINHYGSNLHEFVTNNPKYKHLLNQDDYLQH
- a CDS encoding metal-dependent hydrolase; this translates as MDTGTHVVMGLALGGIATIDPTVSAHPATAQAVMLGAIIGSQAPDLDTILKLRNNAQYIRNHRGITHSIPAIILWPLLISGIIYYFLPDANFFHLWIWTFIGVILHVFVDIFNAYGTQALRPFSKKWVALGVINTFDPFIFFMHIVGILLWGYGAHPGYTFLTIYLILIGYYLLRFSQRRKVANAVNEKIENIEEIIISPTLRFNQWHIAVTTDRYFYVARAVNNEIVIHDKFEKCPLPESPLFDAAKKDKNVSAFLSFSPVYRWEVDEYDDHYEVRFIDLRYRSKGYYPFVAVVQLDAKLEIVSSYTGWIFSEEKLRKKLELITN